From a single Bacillus sp. (in: firmicutes) genomic region:
- a CDS encoding VOC family protein: MAKLYPYIFSEDARKQAEFYAQALNGEIVNVLTFAEAPNMPEELKDKVMHLVLQAAGITFFMADAVEDVERGAALDLTLEFSTEEEARNAFTKLSEGGKVIMPFEKAFWGAMFGRVEDKYGIRWQIVTEHE; encoded by the coding sequence ATGGCTAAATTGTATCCCTACATATTCTCTGAAGACGCACGTAAACAAGCAGAATTTTATGCACAAGCGTTAAACGGAGAAATTGTAAACGTCTTGACGTTTGCTGAAGCACCAAATATGCCGGAAGAATTGAAAGACAAAGTAATGCATCTTGTACTTCAAGCAGCAGGGATTACGTTCTTTATGGCGGACGCGGTAGAAGATGTTGAAAGAGGAGCTGCTCTTGATTTAACGTTAGAATTTTCAACAGAAGAGGAAGCTCGTAACGCGTTTACCAAACTTTCCGAAGGTGGTAAAGTGATCATGCCATTTGAAAAAGCATTTTGGGGGGCCATGTTTGGGCGCGTCGAAGACAAATACGGAATTCGTTGGCAAATCGTTACGGAACACGAATAA
- a CDS encoding insulinase family protein, with protein MATLREQVSKKNGYTLHVLCTDQFKTNTIVWKMKAPLSRETVTLRALLPHVLQSGTNKLPSTTELRSYLDNLYGANLFVDLAKKGEYHVMTFTLEIANEKFLKDSTPLLKKGMEFITDLFFHPHTEDGAFHLQTVEKEKRTLKKRIQSVYDDKMRYSSARLVEEMCETEPYALQANGVLEDVDAICAKTLYEYFQQALQKDEIDVYVIGDVQLDEVEQYADELISLNDRTPELVSHTSPRNRSEVKIVKEPQDVQQGKLNIGYRTHVTYQDEEYFALQLFNGIFGGFSHSKLFMNVREKASLAYYAASRLESHKGLMMVMSGIDVKNFDQAVQIIDEQLQAMKKGEFSEAELEQTKAVLQNQILETVDTPRGMVEILYHNVVARTNRSLDEWMERIHQTTKEEIIDVAQRVEVDTIYFLTSLEGEQA; from the coding sequence ATGGCGACCTTACGTGAACAAGTCTCGAAAAAAAATGGATACACGTTACATGTTTTATGTACTGACCAATTTAAAACAAATACAATCGTGTGGAAAATGAAGGCACCCTTGTCTCGAGAAACCGTTACATTAAGGGCATTGTTACCGCACGTGTTACAAAGTGGAACAAATAAGCTCCCTTCAACTACTGAGCTTCGTTCGTATTTAGATAATTTGTATGGGGCCAATTTATTCGTCGATTTAGCCAAAAAAGGGGAATACCATGTTATGACGTTCACCCTAGAAATCGCGAACGAAAAGTTTTTAAAAGATTCTACTCCGCTTTTAAAAAAGGGGATGGAGTTTATCACCGATTTGTTTTTCCACCCTCATACAGAAGATGGCGCCTTTCATCTGCAAACGGTTGAAAAGGAAAAACGGACATTAAAAAAACGTATTCAATCCGTATACGATGATAAAATGCGTTATTCAAGTGCTCGTTTAGTAGAAGAAATGTGTGAAACGGAACCTTATGCTCTGCAAGCGAACGGGGTTTTAGAAGATGTAGATGCCATTTGCGCTAAAACACTTTACGAATATTTTCAACAAGCGCTACAAAAGGATGAAATCGATGTTTACGTCATCGGAGATGTGCAACTAGATGAAGTTGAACAATATGCAGATGAGTTGATCTCGCTAAATGACCGGACACCAGAGCTAGTATCTCATACTTCGCCTCGTAATCGCTCAGAAGTAAAAATTGTGAAAGAACCGCAAGACGTTCAACAAGGGAAGTTAAATATCGGTTATCGGACCCATGTCACTTATCAAGATGAAGAGTATTTTGCATTGCAGCTTTTTAATGGAATTTTCGGCGGTTTTTCCCACTCCAAACTATTTATGAATGTAAGGGAAAAAGCAAGTCTGGCTTATTATGCAGCAAGTCGATTGGAGAGCCACAAAGGATTAATGATGGTTATGTCTGGAATCGACGTAAAAAACTTTGATCAGGCCGTTCAAATTATTGATGAACAATTACAAGCGATGAAAAAAGGGGAGTTTTCGGAAGCGGAACTCGAACAGACAAAGGCAGTTTTACAAAATCAAATTCTTGAAACAGTCGATACACCTAGAGGAATGGTAGAAATCCTTTACCATAATGTTGTCGCTCGGACCAATCGGTCACTTGATGAATGGATGGAACGGATTCATCAAACAACCAAAGAAGAGATTATCGATGTTGCACAACGAGTGGAAGTAGATACGATTTACTTTTTAACAAGTTTGGAGGGAGAACAAGCGTGA